ATCGGGTGTGTAAGAACTGTTGGAACCAATGGCTGTCTGTTACAGTGAAGTGAGACCTGTTAAACCAACCAATGTCTCTGTTACAGTGGCTAGGCCGGTGGTGAGTCCTCAGCCATCAGACCTGGCTGTAGTGATGTACACCAGTGGTTCTACAGGCAGACCCAAAGGAGTCATGGTCGTCCACAGCAACCTCACCGCTGGAATGACCGGACAGTGTGAACGCATCCCTGGCCTGGGGTGAGTGACAGTTGGGTTCAGTAGTTTTACATGGGGGAGAAtaggctctctccctccctgcctcccgaGGCACCCCCTTAACCCATACCCATAACTCGGGGGTTCTCAAACTTTTTTGATAGCATATTTATCAGGGACCCTCCTCATAATCACAACACAACTAAAGTGAGATGAAAAAATAGCATACAAGGAGTTTTACCACGATATCGGCAGTGCATGGCCGAAGGAACATATTTAAGGTGCGCCTCTTGGCATTGGAGAGAACATTTTTCCGTTTTCAAGCGTATTTCCTCTAATTCTATAGATTTTGTCATGGGACAGAGATATTGTGTTGCAGCTTTAAAGCTaatatcctgcaattctacacatttttttcaaGAGGCAGAGAACtttgcattttttaaaattacaCTGCACTTATGGGGGGAATACAAGAAGTATTGATTTGAAAATATTTAATTGGTGGAGtactgtggataccaatatccctgtgagcctcccaggccctgttgtccggacctctggcggtgtctatgggggtgccacagggttaaattctcaggccgactctcttctctgtatacatcattgatgtcgcttttgctgcttgtgattctctgatccacctctacgcagacgacaacatatatatatatatttttttttaaatgaattttgcccttttttctccccaatttcatggtatccaattgtgtagtagctactatcttgtctcatcgctaaagagacgaaggttgaaagtcatgcatcctccgatacacaacccaaccaagccgtactgcttcttaacacagcgccatccaacccggaagccagccgcaccaatgtgtctgaggaaacaccgtgcacctggcaaccttggttagcacgcactgcgcctggcccgccacaggagtcgctggtgtgcgatgagacaaggatttccctaccggccaacccctccctaacccggacgacgctaggccaattgtgcgtagccccacggacctcccggtcgtggccagttgcgacagagcctgggtgcgaacccagagtctctggtggcacagctggcgctgcagtacattctgtatacttctggcccttctttggacactgtgctaactaacctccagatgagcttcaatgccatacaactctccttctgtgtcctccaactgctcttaaatgcaagtaaaacttcaaccgatcgctgcccacgcCTTCCCGTCCAGCATCATCACTacagttctgacctagaatatgtggacaactacaaatacctaggtgtctggttagactgtaaactctcctttcagacccacattaagcatctccaatccaaaattaaatctagaattggcttcctattttgcaacaaagcatccttcactcaagcTACCAAAAGAAAACCCTTGTGAAACTGAcaatcctactgatcctcgatttcggcgatgtcatttacaaaatagcctccaacactctactcagcaaattggatgcagtctatcacagtgccatccgttttgtccccAAAGCCCCGtaaactacccaccactgcgacctgtacgctcttcgCTTGCTTGAGAATCACACAAATATTCATGTTCAAAGTCTGCTGCcacagtttgtatgatggcaatttgcatatactccagaatgttatgaagtctctctttgccatgcaaatgaactgaatcccccaaaaaacatttccactacatttcagccctgccacaaaaggaccagttgacatcatgtcagtgattctctcattaacacaggtgtgagtgttgatgaggaccaAGCTGGAGATAACGCTGTAATGCTGATTGGggtcaaataacagactggaagcttcaaaaggagggtggtgcttggaatcattgttcttcctctgtcaatcactgtTACCTGCAAGAAAACATGTGCtctcatcattgctttgcacaaaaagggcttcacaggcaaggatattactGCCAGTAacattgcacctaaatcaaccatttatcggatcatcaagaacttcaaggagagctgttcaattgttgtgaaggcttcagggcacccaagaaagtccagcaagcgccaggaccgtctcctaaagttgattcagctgcgtgataggggcaccaccagtacagagcttgctcaggaatggcagcaggcaggtgtgagtgcatctgcacgcacagtgaggcgaagacttttggaggatggcctggtgtcaagaagggcagcaaagaagccacttctctccaggaaaaacatcagggacagactgatattctgcaaaaggtacagggattggactgcagaggactggggtaaagtcattttctctgaatcccttttctgattgtttggggcatctggaaaaaagcgtgtctggagaagacaaggtgagcgctaccatcagtcctgtgtcatgccaacagtaaagcatcctgagaccattcatgtgtggggttgcttctcagccaagggagtggctaactcacaattttgcctaagaacacagccatgaataaagaatggtaccaacacatcctccgagagcaacttctcccaaccatccaggaacagtttggtgacaaacaatgccttttccagcatgaggGAGCACCTtgacataaggcaaaagtgataactaagtggctcggggaacaaaacatcgatattttgggtccatggccaagaAACTCCCCAGacattaatcccattgagaacttgtggtcaattctcaagaggcgggtggagaaacaaaacaaaactccaagcattgattatgcaagaattggctgccatcagtcaggatgtggcccagaagttaattgacagcatgccagggcggattgcagaggtcttgaaaaagaagggtcatcactgcaaatattgactctttgcatcaacttcatgtaattgtcaataaaagcctttgacacttatgaaatgcttgtaattatacttcagtattccattctgaaaaaaaatatctaaagacactgaaacaGCTAACTTTGTGGAAgttaatatttgtcattctcaaaacttttggccacgactgtacatagcccatccaactacctcatccccatactgtatatatttattttgctcctttgcaccccagtatctctacttgcacatctctCACACcattgtttaattgctatattgtaattacctcgccactatggcctattttattgccctacctcccttatcttacctcatttgcacacacactatatatatatatatatatatataattatttttctactgtattattgactgtttgtttattccatgtgtaactctgttgcactgctttgcattttcttgaccaggtcgcagttgtaaatgagaacttgttctcaactagcctacctggttaaataaaggttaaataaatgagtAAAAtatgctgcattgaccatgcagagtgAATGCAAGTGTCGCTTGGTTGAGGAACctcaaatgcgctccttgagttaGGGGGCGTGGCTAGGGGCATAGAGCGAgtggagagagatgactcaagtagcaaaGTAAACTATAAAATGGACTTAACACATTGCGCATCACATTTTAACataccaaacattcaaataccgatTATAAAGGTAAAGTAAATCCCCAAAccggtccgtgcatcaataccggtatatcgcAAAAAAAACTGTATACGCCCAGCCCTAGTCCCACTAAGGGCTAACCTGATGGTATATtgtgcagaatgttgtggtagccatgatggttaagtgtgcgttgaattctaaataaatcaccaaccatctcaccagcaaagcaccatcgcaccaccacctcctcctccatgcttcatggtgggaactacacatgcggagatcatccgttcacctactctgcgtctcacaaagaaacaggatttggaaccaaaaatctcaaatttggactcaacagaacaaaggacagatttccaccattctaatgttcattgctcatgtttctcggcccaagcaagtctcttcttcttattggtgtcctttagtagtggtttctttgcagcaattcaaccatgaaggcctgattcacgcagtctcctctgaacagttgatgttgatgtgcctgttacttgaactctggagcatttatttgggattgcagttaactctaatgaagttatcctctgcagcagaggtgactctgggtcttcctttcctgtggcgttcctcatgagagccagtttcatcatagctcttgatggtttttgcaactccactttaagaaactttcaaagttcttgaaatgttccagattgactgacctttgtctttaaagtaatgatggaatgttgtttctctttgcttatctgagctgttcttgctataatatggacttggccctatttggtaaaataccatcttctgtataccgaccttgtcacaacacaactgattggctcaaacgcattaagaaggaaagaaattacacacatgaacttttaacaaggcacacctgttaattgaaatggattccaggtaacttacctcgtgaagctggttgagagaatgccaagtgtgcaaagctgtcaaggcaaatggtggctactttcaagaatctcaaatataaaatattttgctttgtttaaaaaaaaaaaaaatgttggttactacatgattccatatgctatttcatagttttgatgtcttcactattattctaaaaaccttactctaacccctgaccccatccAGTATTATAATGTATCTGTTCTCTGTCCAAAATACTCTGTCTAAATAGCATACCTGCCCTTAAACCTCTGACCCTAATGCtaaccatgttctctctctcaggccTAAAGACACCTACATAGCCTACCTGCCTCTGGCCCATGTTTTGGAAATGACCGCAGAAATCTCTTGTATGGCGTATGGCTGTCCCATCGGTTACTCCTCCCCTCAGACACTCTCTGACCAGGTAATGAACGCTTGTTCATTCTGTCTGCATACTGACCCTGAAGATAACTAAGGCCTCTTCATCCAGTCCTACGTTGatgccctctcttctcctctctctctccagtccactAAGATaaagagaggaagtagaggagaCAGTTCTGTGCTGAAACCAACTCTAATGGCTGCTGTACCGGTAAGAGAACTGTcgtggaaattcagtactgagagacttggtcatttcttttgaacaatcatctttatttaattattgcaataatgaaaccgTCAGCCCAAAAGTCTTCTCTTTGCTtatctgagctgttcttgctataatatggactaagccctatttggtaaaataccatcttctgtatactgaccttgtcacaacacaactgattggctcaaacgcattaagaaggaacacaaaggaacttttaacaaggcacacctgttaattgaaatggattccaggtgacttacctcgtgaagctggttgagagactgaAAGCCTAACTAATAATGAAAACAATGAATGAAAAAAACATACTAGATTACTAAAATGCTTAGTCATGCTGATCAAGGGGCTCATCCTATCTTTATCTGCACTTGGTGTTatctttttattttaccttttatttaactaggcaagtcggttaagaacaaattcttattttcaatgactgcttaggaacagtgggttaactgcctgttcaggggcagaatgacagatttgtaccttgtcagctcggggatttgaacttgcaaccttccggttactagtccaatgctctaaccactaggctaccccgccgTCACCATCTTAACCCCTGGCCTAATTTCCCAGATGCCAGGATGTCTAAGAACCGTTGTGGCCTTTGttctactcaaatcaaatcaaatttatttatatagcccttcgtacatccgctgatatctcaaagtgctgtacagaaacccagcctaaaaccccaaacagcaagcaatgcaggtgtagaagcacagtggctaggaaaaactccctagaaaggccaaaacctaggaagaaacctagagaggaaccaggctatgtggggtggccagtcctcttctggctgtgccgggtggagattataacagaacatggccaagatgttcaaatgttcataaatgaccagcatggtcgtataataataaggcagaacagttgaaactggagcagcagcacggccaggtggactggggacagcaaggagtcatcatgttaggtaatcctggggcatggtcctagggctcaggtcctccgagagaaagaaagagaattagagaacgcacacttagattcacacaggacaccgaataggacaggagaagtactccagatataacaaactgaccctagccccccgacacataaactactgcagcataaatactggaggctgagacaggaggggtcaggagacactgtggacccatctgaggacacccccggacagggccaaacaggaaggatataaccccacccactttgccaaagcacagcccccacaccactagagggatatcttcaaccaccaacttaccatcctgagacagggccgagtatagcccacaaagatctccgccatggcacaacccaaggggggggcgccaacccagacaggatgaccacatcagtgaatcaacccactcaggtgacgcaccccttccagggacggcatgagagagccccagtaagccagtgactcagcccctgtaataggtttagaggcagagaatcccagtggaaagaggggaaccggccaggcagagacagcaagggcggttcgttgctccagagcctttccgttcaccttcccactcctgggccagactacactcaatcatatgacccactgaagagatgagtcttcagtaaagacttaaaggttgagaccgagtttgcgtctctgacatgggtaggcagaccgttccataaaaatggagctctataggagaaagcccttctACTCCTCTCTATCCCAGTTACAACCACTCCACATCCTGTCTGGAATGCCAGCTGTAGGTTTTATCACCCAGTCAATCAATTGTCATCTCAAATCCCACAGGCCCAACTCAAACCACAGACACCGATTTTGAGGGTACTCATCAACCCTAATTTGATGCATAAACTGTATTATAACAATCGTCATTTTTTTTTCTATCACACAACACATCTGTCTGGTCTTCTGCACCGGTAAGACAACATGTATTGCTCTGTGGTCTACTGTACCATTTTATTTGTTTGAACAGGAAATCCTGGACCGCATCAATAAGAATGTGATGAGGAAGGTTGGGGAGATGAGTTACATTCAGAGGACGCTGTTCAACCTGGGATACAACTACAAACTGGAGCAGGTCAAGAGGGGTTACGATGCTCCTCTCTGCAATGTGTAACAACCCTTTATACCTCGCTAACGTGATATATCTAGTAGTAGTAAAATGTGTTTTCTGACGATCCCATTAAACCAGAGAATAAGTATTATTCACATGTTAAATGATTCAGTGTAAATCACCTAGAATAACAACACATGTATCCAGATAGGGAATCGTACTTTAAATTCGTGTTcaagtgtattagtgtgtgttcaCAGTTCTGTGTGTGTCTAGGCTGCTGTTCAGTAAGGTGCGCAGGTTGCTGGGCGGCAGGGTGAGGCTGATGTTGTCTGGAGGGGCTCCGCTTTCCTCTGCCACACAGAGGTTTATGAACATATGTTTCTGCTGTCCTGTGGGCCAGGGGTACGGACTGACAGAAACCTGTGGAGCTGGCACCATCACCGAGGgtaagggaaagagggatacctagtcagttgtccatcTGGATGTATTcaattgaaatgtgtcttccgcatttaacccaacccctctgaatcagagaggtgcagggggcttccttaatcaacatccacgtcttcggtgccCCGGGGGGGTATGGAGTGAGGAGGGCGGGTAGGTTGGAAGGCCTTTGCTTTACCTGAATAACTAAAGGTTGTGCTTCCTCTATTCCCCCTGTCCAGTGGCAGACAACAGCACGGGTAGAGTTGGCGCTCCTGTCATCTGCTGTGAGGTCCGACTCAGGGACTGGCTGGAGGGAGGCTACACCAATCAGGACAAACCTCACCCCCGAGGGGAGATTCTGATTGGAGGGCCTAACATCACTATGGGTTACTATAGGAACGAGAGTAACGGCCAGGACTACTTTGTGGACGAGAAGGGTCAGAGGTGGTTCTGTACAGGAGACATAGGAGAGATCCACCCTGACGGATGTCTGCAGATAGTGGGTGTGTAACGTATGTGTGTATCGTGGAACGGGTGTGTGTTGGAGGATTTTCTCATTGTCCATCATAGGCATATACATTCTAATCTAATCTAGTGTGTAAATGAATTTAAAGCAATATCTTGCGATCTTGCATTGTGGCATGTGTTATTGCTCGTTAGATCGTAAGAAGGACCTAGTGAAGCTCCAGGCTGGGGAATACGTCTCTCTGGGGAAAGTAGAAGCTGCTCTGAAGAACTGCTCCCTCATCGACAACATCTGTGCTTACGCTAACAGGTGAGCCCTAGCCCAGTTTTATCTCTCAGCCCCTAGTGGTAGAGGTTTACATTTGCAGAGTGTGAACTGGTCTTAGATCTGTGCTTACTGGCAACATGTAACTCCAGTTATCCCAGCCTATATGGGTGCTTCTAGCCCATGAACTCTGACATTGGATCCATTCTTACCTCTAACCCCTGCAGTGAGCAGAACTATGTGATCAGTGTTGTGGTACCCAACCAGAAGATGTTGACTGAGCTGGCTAGACAGAGGGGAGTGAAAgggagctgggaggaggtgtgCACCCACCCTGccatggaggaggtggtgctgAAGGAGATCAAAGAGGTGGCCACTTCAAGTAAGATCCCCTGGGTCCTATTCATTAGAGCATACCGTACGTAGGAAAACGTTTGGCAACATAAACAAGGGTTTCTTATTGGGAAagggttcagtctgttttcttacGTTTGGTCTAGTGAATACCATCCTGATGTCCATTGGATTGATTTCATCTCACTGGGCAGGTTTCCATCGACCCAGGTTCATGCGACAATGTCAAAAAATTATTGTGGCATATAATGTAAATAGAAAACGTAGGATACATTTTCTAAAGAACTAATACATTTGttttacaggcagattttttttgtttttgtcgaACTAGTTTTATTGCGAGAAATAAACAGTTTTTCTAATAAATTATGATGGCCAGATATTATTGAACGTATGCCATTCGAGGAGGAAGGGGGGAACCATCCTCAGGGAATTGCATAACAATGAAAATGGTAAAACATTTAAAGTTaccctttttagataaaactatactaaatataatcacgtcaccaaacaattgattttaaatacacatatacacatttgAAGGTATACAAGTAGCATCAACAGtgctctgtagggtagcaccatggtgtagctggaggacagctagcttccgtcctcctctgggtacattgacttcaacacAAAACCTAGGAGTCTCATGGTTCTCTCCccattccatagacttacacattatgacaacttccggaggatgtcctccagcctatcagagcactggcagcatgaactgacattttgtccacccaatcaaaggatcagagaatgaaatATTGAAAGCATAAGCTTCTtccacttagctagcaaatgtagctagctagtttagcctactgaaacaccctgctcaaacagagggatgctatgttagctagctgtctaTGACTAacgaacacaacactggaactcttccaagtcgaGGTAAGCTTTTAGTAATACCAATCTATTGCCCCCGGTGTAACCGCTTACTGACTATAcactaacgttactgcatgattgtagtgggtttactaacgtgttagttctattagctggCTATACACTaatgttactgcatgattgtagtgggtttactaacgtaTTAGCtgactatgatgttactttagcaaaaaaaaatattttgccagGTAAGTTTACTGCGAACACATTCTCATTAACAGCAAttacctggggaatagttacaggggagaggaaggggatgaatgagccaattgtaaactggggaagATTCGatgaccgtgatggtatgagggccagattgggaattcagTCAGGACagcggggttaacacccctactcctCTTACGATAAATGccatctttagtgaccacagagaggcAGGACACCCGGTTAaagtcccatccgaaagactgcaCACTACACAGGGCAATGCCCCCAATCACTGCATTGAGATACTTTTTtttgaccagaggaaagggtgcctccaaCTCCACTTCAGCAACAATactatggtgacaacgatgtaggttTGTGTGCagcggtttggcttggaaagtgttttttttttttttctctctcgcttggtcacatacagctgCTGTGCATTGAAGTCAAGTgaaggggtaggaggaggagagcgcatagaaggaatacaacgtgcctgctatgaaagtgaactgcaTTTGAGTGAtcaagggtgtattcattccgccaattTTTATATTAAGACTTTTCATAAAAGGAAGCAAAACGGGGAGAAACAtgacctgaatttgtccaataactcttgtttgcaactgctGGACTAATAATGACATCCTATATCAGATTGCACACGCTTGCCTGCATCTATGTGATATAGAATGTCACTGTCTGTTGCCTTTTTTGTGTGCAGGTGGTTATAGGGAAAATaaaagtatcatgtagtagcctaaacctatcactgttacattgaactgggtgactGGAATTTGAatgagtcatccaatatgctgtaatagaaataaggccatgctcatgaaagtGTCCTCCATCATCATAAATTATCATTTAAAGCACAACTAATTTCattctaaatgcctactgcttgAGAAATCCATTTATTCAACAATGTGTTTCTTGACTTTCAAGAATGCCTGAATTGCTTCACATTGCAATTTCACCATCAAATTGTTTCAGACCAGCTAGTTATCCCAGTTATCGCCACGGTGTAAGTAGGCACATGAGAATTACTGTATTAGAATATGGCAATTATTAGTCCATTCTTGCATTCTATCCAAACTGGTTTTTTTCAGGGTCCCTGAGATGTTAAAGAAAGATAGGTTGGCAGGGCATcaagtaccacagtatgagtcataaaacctagcggtcaaacagggaaatggttccaattgtttttccactttttttttttttcccataAGGGGATTTTAGAATCAGTTAAAacaagggctgtgttttgtgtaggcttaccctgggaGGACAT
Above is a genomic segment from Oncorhynchus kisutch isolate 150728-3 linkage group LG19, Okis_V2, whole genome shotgun sequence containing:
- the acsl4a gene encoding long-chain-fatty-acid--CoA ligase 4, which gives rise to MGLHQSELHSLLLLPLHLVVWLYSLLSFLPWYYFTGAGEKRTRATRVKARSTSGRSEGPYRCVDRFQSLATEDFPGKDTLDKLFQQAVQRFGDSDCLGTREVLSEENEPQPSGKVFKKLILGEYCWLSYQQVDSVVSYMGSGLAALGQQSKSMVAIFCETRAEWMISAQACFRYNFPLVTFYATLGEEAVAFGLNETGVTHLITSTELLETKLKGVLSQIPKLKHIISVDQRRVSTEGYPPGLAIHSMASVQELGSQPDNLARPVVSPQPSDLAVVMYTSGSTGRPKGVMVVHSNLTAGMTGQCERIPGLGPKDTYIAYLPLAHVLEMTAEISCMAYGCPIGYSSPQTLSDQSTKIKRGSRGDSSVLKPTLMAAVPEILDRINKNVMRKVGEMSYIQRTLFNLGYNYKLEQVKRGYDAPLCNVLLFSKVRRLLGGRVRLMLSGGAPLSSATQRFMNICFCCPVGQGYGLTETCGAGTITEVADNSTGRVGAPVICCEVRLRDWLEGGYTNQDKPHPRGEILIGGPNITMGYYRNESNGQDYFVDEKGQRWFCTGDIGEIHPDGCLQIVDRKKDLVKLQAGEYVSLGKVEAALKNCSLIDNICAYANSEQNYVISVVVPNQKMLTELARQRGVKGSWEEVCTHPAMEEVVLKEIKEVATSIKLQRFEIPVKVHLSPEPWTPETGLVTDAFKLKRKELKNHYLQHIERMYGRP